The sequence GACGGATGCCGTGATGTACCAGGTCTTCCCCGACCGCTTCGCCCGTTCGGCGCAGGCCGACACGCATGCGACTCCCGAGTGGGCGGTCGCAGCGAGCTGGGACACCCCGGTGGACCCGGTCATGCCCGGGCGCTCGCAGCAGTTCTACGGCGGCGATCTCGACGGCGTCACCGAGAAGCTCGACCATCTCGTGTCGCTCGGCGTGAACCTCCTCTATCTCACCCCGATCTTCCCGGCGGCCTCGAACCACCGCTACGACGCCTCCAGCTTCCACAGCGTCGACCCGCTGCTCGGCGGCGACGAGGCCTACATCCGCCTCGTGGAGGCGGCCCATGCCCGCGGCATCCGTGTCATCGGCGACCTCACGAGCAACCACTCGGGCGACCGGCACGAGTGGTTCCAGGCGGCTCTCGGCCACCCGGGCGCGCCGGAGGAGGAGTTCTACTACTTCACCGACGGCGCGAACACGCAGTACGAGTCGTGGCTCGGCACGCCGACGCTGCCGAAGTTCAACTGGGCATCGCAGGAGCTGCGCCGGCGCTTCATCGACGGCCCCGACTCGGTGGTCGCGAAGTGGCTGAAGCCGCCGTACTCGACCGACGGCTGGCGCATCGACGTCGCGAACATGACCGGGCGGCTCGGCGAGATCGACCTCAACGCCGAAGTGCGGCAGCTGCTGCGCCAGACGATGATCGAGATCAACCCCGACACGATCCTGCTGGGGGAGTCGACGAACGACGCCGCGAGCGACCTGCAGGGCGACGGCTGGCACGGCGCGATGACGTATCCGTCCTTCACGCGGCCGCTGTGGGGCTGGCTCTCCGAGCCGACCGGCACGCCGTACCTCACGGCGGAGGGCGACGAGAAGACGGAACCGTGGTTCTTCGGGCAGCCTATCGGCGGCATCCCCCGCTACACCGCGCGGGAGTTCGTCGATGCGGTGGTCCGCTTCACCGGCGGCATCCCCTGGCGCGTGCGGCTCGGCAACATGCAGCCGCTCGACACCCACGACACCGGCCGGTTCGCGACCAACGCGGCGCCGGGGACCATCCCCGTCGCGGTCGGCCTCATGATGACGATGCCGGGCCTGCCGGTGGTGTTCGCGGGCGACGAGTTCGGCCTCGTGGGCGCCGACGGCGAGGCGAGCCGGACGCCCATCCCGTGGGGCACCGAGACCGAGCCCGAGACCGCCGCGCGCATCGCGCTGTACCGCGACCTCATCGCCCTGCGTCACGCGCACCCCGCGCTCGCGACCGGCGGTCTGCGGTGGGTGCACGTCGACGACAACACCGTGGTCTTCGTGCGCGAGTCTGCCGACGAGACGCTTCTCGTGCTGGCGGCGAAGGGCGACGCGGATGCCGAGATCGCGGCATCCGCTCTCCCCGGTGCGGTCGGTGCCGAGGCGCTGTTCGGCGACGCGACTCTGGCGGTCGCCGACGACGGCGCGGTGCTGCTGTCGGCGGACGGTCCCGCGTTCGCGGTGTGGCGTCTCGCCGGTGTGTCGCTGCCCGTGCTCGACGACGCCCGCGCATGACGGCTCCGGATCGCTTCGACGAACTCAGCGCCGGGCTCGTGGCCGGAGTGCGGGCGCGGGACGAGCTCATCGGCCTCGTGCTCCTCGGTTCCGCATCGGAGGAGGCACGTGACCGCCGCGACGAGTGGTCGGATCACGATTTCTTCGCGCTGACCGCGTCGGGGAAGGGGGCCGCGGTGCGGCCCGACCTGTCGTGGCTGCCCGACCAGGAGCGGATCGTGCTCACCGCGCGCGAGGGCGAGATCGGGTTCGCCGCCGTCTACGACGACGGGCACGTGTTCGAGTTCGCCTTCTCGGACGCCGCCGAACTCGCGGGGGCAGTCGCCGGCGACGCGAGCGTCGTGGTCGACGACGGGGCCGGCACGACCGCGGCGCTGATCACGGAGGCCCGTGCCCGCGCCGCCGCCGCCGACCGGTTCGATGCCGCGAACGACGTGCGGCTCGTCCTGGTGAAGCTCCTCATCGGGGTCGGCCGCGTGCGCCGGGGCGAGGTGATCAACGGGAACGGCTTCATCCGGCAATGGGCCGTGCAGCATCTCGTGCGGGCCATCCGCGGTCGCTTCGCCGAGGCATCCACCACTCTCCGCGACACGATCGACCCGCTGCGACGGTTCGAGCGCGACTTCCCGCGGTGGGGTGCCGACATCGGCGCGACGCTGGACCTGCCGATAGAGGAGTGCGCGTACGAGCTGTACCGCATGACCCGGCGGGTGCTCGAGCCGGGCTGGGCGGAGTTCCCCTCAGAAGCCGCGGACGTCGTCGCGGTGCGCCTCGGCTGGAGGTGATGTCCGGGTTGTCCACGGTTCCGCGGCGGCGGGACTGTGGACAACCCGCGACACGGGGTCGCACGGTGGGGCACACTGAGTCCCATGTCAGCGTTGACCACCATCGGGCTGCCCGTAGCCCTCGGCATCATCATGCTCGGTCTCGGCCTGAGCCTCACCGTGGGCGACTTCGCCCGCGTGCTCAAGCAGCCCAAGGCGGTGATCATCGCCCTGCTGTGCCAGCTCGTCCTGTTGCCTGCGATCTGCTTCGGGCTCGTCCTCGCGTTCCAGCTCCCGCCCGTGCTCGCCGTCGGCATGATGATGCTGGCCGCCTCGCCCGGCGGCACGACCGCGAACCTCTACAGCCACCTGTTCCGCGGCGACGTCGCCCTGAACATCTCGCTCACGGCGGTCAACTCCGTCATCGCGGTGTTCACGCTGCCGATCATCACGAACCTCTCGATCCTGTACTTCGACCCGTTCGACGATCAGCTGGGCATGCAGTGGGCCAAGACGCTCGAGGTGTTCGCGATCGTGCTGCTGCCGGTCGCCGCCGGCATGGCCGTGCGGCGCCTCTGGCCCCGTTTCGCCCAGGCGATGGACAAGCCGGTGCGCATCGCGTCGGTCGTCATCCTCGTCATCGTGATCGCCGGCGCGGTCGTGCAGAACTGGACGCTGCTGGTCGAGAACTTCGGCCGCCTGTCGCTCATCACGACCCTGTTCTGCGTCATCAGCCTCACCGTCGGCTACCTCGCGCCGCGCCTCATCAAGGTGGGGAAGCGACAGTCGATCGCGTCGTCGTTCGAGATCGGCATCCACAACGCCACGCTCGCGATCGTGATCGCACAGACCGTGCTCGGCTCGGTCGAGCTGTCGCTGCCCGCCGCTGTGTACGGCGTGCTGATGTTCTTCATCGCATTCGGCTTCGGCTTCCTCATCCGCGACCGCTCCCGCGCCCCCGAGACCGCCGACGCCACGCCCGCCCCCTCCGCCTCGCCCCCCTCCGCTCCGCGCCCCTGATCCTGGGCCCTAGGCCCTAGGCCCTAGGCCCTAGGCCCTAGGCCCTAGGCCCTAGGCCCTAGGCCCTAGGCCCTAGGCCCTAGGCCCTAGGCCCTAGGCTCGTCGCCCCTGGCCCCTGGCGCTGGGCCCGTCGCCCCTGGCCCTGGGGCTGGGCCCGTCGCCCCTGGCCCTGGGGCTGGGCCCGTCGCCCCTGGCCCTTGACCGCGAGAGTGCAGCTGGCGGACGAGGGTGTGGGTACTCCCCACGCCCTCGGCGACCAGGTGCACTCTCGCGGGTGGAGCGCGCGGCGGCGGCCGAGACCGCGGACGCCACGCGGGGGAGGGCGCGGGGGGTACGGGGTGGCGGAGAAGCCCGTCGTTCGTAGACTGGGGCGGCGAGGAGGTGCCATGCGCCCGCTGACCGAAGAGGACGTGCGTTCGTCGTTCGTGAACGCGTCGCCCGACGAGCTGCGGCTCGTCACGCTGCCCGCCGATTTCGTGCTCACCGACTGGGACCACCTGGACTTCCTGGCGTGGCGCGACCCACGCACCCGAGGCCGCGGCTACCTGGTCGCCGAGCTGGACGGCGAGCCGACGGGCATCGTGCTGCGTGCGGCCGACGGCTCGTCGCGTGCCCGCGCGGCGATGTGCAACCTCTGCCACACGATGCAGCCGGCCGACCAGGTCGTGCTCTACACCGCCCGCAAGGCGGGCGAGGCGGGAGCGCACGGCGACAGCGTCGGCACCTACATCTGCGCCGACCTGTCGTGTCACGAGATGGTGCGGCTCGCGGCTCCCCTCGCGCCGAACGAGGTACGGGCGAGCGTCGACCTGAAGATCGACGGCACGAAGCGGCGCACCGAGGCGTTCGTCGGCCGCGTGCTCGAGACCGCCGGGGTGCCGCGATGACCGTCGTCGTGATCGGCGACGCGCTCATCGACGAGCTGCGCGACGACTCCGGCGTGCGCGAGTTCGTCGGCGGCGCCGCGCTCAACGTCGCCGTCGGCCTCACGCGGCTCGGAGTGCCCGCGACGCTCGTCGCGATGCTCGGCGACGACGAGCCCGCCTCGCGCGTGCGTCACTACCTCGACGACTACGGCGTCGGGCTTCTCGCGACGCCGTCGCTGCACGGCACCGCGCGCGCCGTCAGCACGCGCACCGGCGGCGGCGAGCCGACCTACGTCTTCAACGAGGCGTCGCAGCGGCGGCGCATCCGGTTCGGCGACGCCGAACGCAAGGCGATGACGGATGCCGACCTCGTCGTCGTCAGCTGCTTCGCGTTCGACGACGCCGAGCAGACGGCCGAGCTGGCCGACGCGATCACCGCGGCCGAGGCATCCGTCGCCGTCGACCCCAACCCGCGAACGGGGATGCTGCACGACAAGGACGAGTTCGTGCGGGGCTTCGAGCGGCTCGCCGCCGGGGCATCGCTGGTCAAGGTCGGCGAGGACGATGCGGCGCTGCTGTACGGCGATCGCCTCGACGCGCTGCGGGCGCGTCTGATCGACCTCGGCGCGCGCGCCGTGCTGGCGACCGAGGGCGCTGCCGGCGCGACCATCGAGGCCGACGGCACGGTGGTGACCCGGCCCATCTCGACCCTTCCCGGGCGCATCGTCGACACGATGGGTGCCGGCGACGCCGCGTTCGCCGCGACGATCGCCGCTCTCGTCACCGACGAGCCGTCGGGGTCGGACTACTGGGGTGCCGTGCTGCAGGCTGCGATGGATGCCGCGGCCGCGACGTGCCGGTTCGAGGGGGCGCTGCTGCGCACCCCGAGTGCGCTCGCGGCGCTCGATCCCGACAGCGTCGGCACGTAGACCGGGCTCGATTTTCGACCGCGCGGAAGACAGCGTAAGATTGTGGATCGCGCCTCCGGTCGACTGTACAAGCCGGGCGGGTGCGCACCTGGCGAGTTACCCAAGCGGCCAAAGGGATCTGACTGTAAATCAGCTGTCATCGACTTCGGGGGTTCGAATCCCTCACTCGCCACCCGAATCCGAAAGGCCCCCGCGATGCGGGGGCCTTTCGCATGTGCGGGGCGGGTTGTCCGCTCACTCCTCCGGGACGCGGGGGAGGGTCCCGATGGCATCGCCGTCCTCGTCGAAGACCACCAGCGTGTCCTCGCGGACGACGGCGGTCGAAGGCCGGAGCCACACGTCGAGACCCGAGCACGCCACCAGGGTGACGAAGACGTCGTGGAACTCGACGGTTCCGTGCTCGAGTTCCCACGTCCCGCCCATGGAGTTGCAGCCGTCGTGGGCCTGCATCGTCCCGTCGGGCAGGATCGTGAGGTAGGTGCTGCGATCGGCGATCTCGCCCCACTGGCCGACCGGGTCGCCGCCGCGCATCGCCGGGGCCACCGGGCCGACGACTCCGGAACCTCCCGGCGCGCACGCGGTGAGGAGGAGGCTGAGGGCTCCGGCGAACGCGAGGGGGAGCGTCCATCTGCGACGGCGCGGCATGCGCACATGATGCCACGGCGCCGTGGGGCGCGCCTGAGGATTCGGCGCGGTTAGTCTGGGCCGATGATGTGGACCGCGACCGGCACCCTGACCGCACAGCCCGCGACGCAGCATCCTGAGCTCGTCGCCGCGCCGGTCTCCACGGCCCTGAAGAGCCTCGCGCCGGAGGTCGCCGCGACGGTCGGCGTCGTCGAGATCGACCCGGCGCTCGCCGACACCGCCGCGTTCTGCGAGCGCTACGGAGTGGCACCGGATGCCTCGGCCAACTGCGTCATCGTCAAGGGCAAGCGCGGCGGCGACGTGCGATTCGCCGCGTGCCTGGTGCTCGCGACCACGCGCGCCGACGTCAACGGCATCGTGCGCCGGCGCCTCGATGTGCGCAGCGCGTCGTTCGCGCCGATGGATGAGGCCGTCGCGCTCACCGGCATGGAGTACGGCGGCATCACGCCGGTGGGGCTCCCAGCGGGCTGGCCGATCCTCGTGGACCCGGAGGTCGCCGACGCCCCCGAGGTCGTCATCGGCGGGGGAGTGCGCGGCAGCAAGCTGTTCCTGCCCGGCGCGGCCCTGCTCGCGCTGCCGGGCGCCGAGCTCGTCGAAGGGCTCGGTCGGCCCCTCGGCTGAGGCATCCCCTGGCGGTCAGCCGGTGATCGAGTCGCCGACGACCCTGCCGGCTTCGAGCCGGATGACCCTGTCCGCCATCGCGATCACCTCGAGGTCGTGCGTCACGCACACGACTGCGGTGCCTCGCCCGGCCTCCGCCGCGATCGCCGTCCGGATCCGCTCGCCGCTGTCGGCATCCAGTGCCGTGGTGGGTTCGTCGAGCAGGAGCAGGTCCGCCCCGCGTGCCAGGCCCTGCGCGAGCAGCGCGCGCTGACGCTGACCTCCCGACAGCTCCGAGAACGGGCGTCGCTGCAGTGCCGTCAGTCCCAGGCTCTCGAGGGCATCGTCGACGGCGCGCCGCGCGATCGCGTCCATGCGACGCCACGGTCCGAGTCGCCCCCACGCGCCGACCGTTACGACGTCGCGCACGGTGACGGGGAGCCGTTCGGCCACCGCGGCCCGCTGGGGGACGAAGCTCGACGACGCGTCATCGCGGACGACGAGACCCGCGGAGGGGCGCCGCGTCCCGGCGAGCACCTCGAGGAGCGTGGACTTTCCCGCCCCGTTCGGGCCGGCGATCACCGTCAGCGCTGAGCGCTGCACGACGACGTCGACGTGGCAGAGCACGTCGCGCCCGCCGAGTTCGACGTGGACGCCCTCCAGCCGGGCGATCTGCGGACGGGTCGTGACAAGGGACATGCCACGACCCTATCGAGTTTGAGAATCGTTCTCAATAACGCTACGGTCGTCTCCCGTGACCTGGATCGCCGAACCCTTCTCGCTCGACTTCGTGCAGCGCGCCTTCCTCGGCGGTGCGCTCGTCGCCGTGCTGTGCGGGGTCGTCGGGACGTGGGTGGTCGTCCGCGGCATGGCGTTCCTCGGCGAGGCCCTCGCGCACGGGATGCTTCCCGGGGTGGCGTTCGCGACGGTGCTCGGCTTCCCCGTCGTACTCGGCGCGACGGCCAGCGCCATCGCGATGAGCCTCGGAATCGGAGCGCTGCAGCGCCGCGGCCGCCTGTCGTACGACACCAGCATCGGGATGCTCTTCGTCGCGATGCTCGCTCTGGGCGTCATCGTGATCTCGTACTCGGGCAGCTTCGCGACGGATGCCACGGCCAT comes from Microbacterium cremeum and encodes:
- a CDS encoding bile acid:sodium symporter family protein, with amino-acid sequence MSALTTIGLPVALGIIMLGLGLSLTVGDFARVLKQPKAVIIALLCQLVLLPAICFGLVLAFQLPPVLAVGMMMLAASPGGTTANLYSHLFRGDVALNISLTAVNSVIAVFTLPIITNLSILYFDPFDDQLGMQWAKTLEVFAIVLLPVAAGMAVRRLWPRFAQAMDKPVRIASVVILVIVIAGAVVQNWTLLVENFGRLSLITTLFCVISLTVGYLAPRLIKVGKRQSIASSFEIGIHNATLAIVIAQTVLGSVELSLPAAVYGVLMFFIAFGFGFLIRDRSRAPETADATPAPSASPPSAPRP
- a CDS encoding alpha-amylase family glycosyl hydrolase; amino-acid sequence: MTTLLPHHDGSSLYVSNLAPSLGDVVTVRLRVPEGYGPLAAVRTRSNPDHEPEWTDAVRLGTIDGWEWWEAPVTVRNPRHGYRWLLVHEAGPDGSPGAVEWLNQTGLHTLETLDAEDFALLSYPAPPAWLTDAVMYQVFPDRFARSAQADTHATPEWAVAASWDTPVDPVMPGRSQQFYGGDLDGVTEKLDHLVSLGVNLLYLTPIFPAASNHRYDASSFHSVDPLLGGDEAYIRLVEAAHARGIRVIGDLTSNHSGDRHEWFQAALGHPGAPEEEFYYFTDGANTQYESWLGTPTLPKFNWASQELRRRFIDGPDSVVAKWLKPPYSTDGWRIDVANMTGRLGEIDLNAEVRQLLRQTMIEINPDTILLGESTNDAASDLQGDGWHGAMTYPSFTRPLWGWLSEPTGTPYLTAEGDEKTEPWFFGQPIGGIPRYTAREFVDAVVRFTGGIPWRVRLGNMQPLDTHDTGRFATNAAPGTIPVAVGLMMTMPGLPVVFAGDEFGLVGADGEASRTPIPWGTETEPETAARIALYRDLIALRHAHPALATGGLRWVHVDDNTVVFVRESADETLLVLAAKGDADAEIAASALPGAVGAEALFGDATLAVADDGAVLLSADGPAFAVWRLAGVSLPVLDDARA
- a CDS encoding PfkB family carbohydrate kinase, whose product is MTVVVIGDALIDELRDDSGVREFVGGAALNVAVGLTRLGVPATLVAMLGDDEPASRVRHYLDDYGVGLLATPSLHGTARAVSTRTGGGEPTYVFNEASQRRRIRFGDAERKAMTDADLVVVSCFAFDDAEQTAELADAITAAEASVAVDPNPRTGMLHDKDEFVRGFERLAAGASLVKVGEDDAALLYGDRLDALRARLIDLGARAVLATEGAAGATIEADGTVVTRPISTLPGRIVDTMGAGDAAFAATIAALVTDEPSGSDYWGAVLQAAMDAAAATCRFEGALLRTPSALAALDPDSVGT
- the aztA gene encoding zinc ABC transporter ATP-binding protein AztA gives rise to the protein MSLVTTRPQIARLEGVHVELGGRDVLCHVDVVVQRSALTVIAGPNGAGKSTLLEVLAGTRRPSAGLVVRDDASSSFVPQRAAVAERLPVTVRDVVTVGAWGRLGPWRRMDAIARRAVDDALESLGLTALQRRPFSELSGGQRQRALLAQGLARGADLLLLDEPTTALDADSGERIRTAIAAEAGRGTAVVCVTHDLEVIAMADRVIRLEAGRVVGDSITG
- a CDS encoding META domain-containing protein, with translation MPRRRRWTLPLAFAGALSLLLTACAPGGSGVVGPVAPAMRGGDPVGQWGEIADRSTYLTILPDGTMQAHDGCNSMGGTWELEHGTVEFHDVFVTLVACSGLDVWLRPSTAVVREDTLVVFDEDGDAIGTLPRVPEE
- a CDS encoding YbaK/EbsC family protein, which encodes MWTATGTLTAQPATQHPELVAAPVSTALKSLAPEVAATVGVVEIDPALADTAAFCERYGVAPDASANCVIVKGKRGGDVRFAACLVLATTRADVNGIVRRRLDVRSASFAPMDEAVALTGMEYGGITPVGLPAGWPILVDPEVADAPEVVIGGGVRGSKLFLPGAALLALPGAELVEGLGRPLG
- a CDS encoding FBP domain-containing protein is translated as MRPLTEEDVRSSFVNASPDELRLVTLPADFVLTDWDHLDFLAWRDPRTRGRGYLVAELDGEPTGIVLRAADGSSRARAAMCNLCHTMQPADQVVLYTARKAGEAGAHGDSVGTYICADLSCHEMVRLAAPLAPNEVRASVDLKIDGTKRRTEAFVGRVLETAGVPR